In Ruficoccus amylovorans, the DNA window TCTTCCAGAGTGTCGAGCAGCAGCCCGATGCCGTGGTCGAGGCGCTTGACCATGTTGAAGTAGCCGGCGGAATCCTCACGTATTCTTGCGCTGTCCAATCCGATATTGGGGAGGGGAGATACATCTCCGGATGCGAGCGGGTCTGTCGGTAGACCGAGCCGCTGATAGGGAGTAAAAACGTTACCGAAACGGTGTGGGTCAACGTAGCTGGCGACCACGAAGAAGGGGGAGCCATCCGGCTGGCCGATGAACTGGCCGACGCTTTCCGCCATCAGGGCCACGTCGCGTTGGACCAGGTGGCGCGGGTTTTCCTGTGCCATGTCCCAGTCGAAGGCCTCGGCCGGAGCGTAGTGCTGTTTGCCGAAAATGGCAGTGCGATAGCCGAGGTCTTTCAGGGTATTGGGCAGGAGTGGGATGCCGTCGTGGATGCGGTGCTCGAAACGGGTGCTCCAGTCCCGATGGCTGAGCCCGAACATGCCATGCTGGTGTGGGTAGAGCCCGGTAAAAATCGTGCCGCGGGAAGGGGAGCAGGATGCTGCCGTCACGTAGCCACGGGTGAACATGACACCCTCACGGGCGATGCGGTCGATGTTCGGGGTCGGGACGGTGTGGTCGCCATAGCAGCCGAGTTGAAGTCCAAGATCGTCGGCAATAATGAGGAGCAGATTCGGGCGCTCCTCAGGGGCGGCCTGCAGAGCGACGGAGACGAGGCTGAGCAATGCAAGCATGAAAGGGGCAGGTTTCATTGTGAGCAGGATATGATTCTGATAATATTTTTTGCAAATATTATTTTTAATATTTTTCAAAAAAAACAAAATGCATGGTGTGGCTTCGATTTCTGGAAATGTTAAATAAGTCCGAAAACAGGAAGCAAAAAGGCTCGCGAACACAATTGCTCTTGTGCCTGGACGATATGATAAAGTACTATTCTATTTATGGATGGATTAACCGATTTTTCGAATGCTGTGGGTGGAAACGCCGAGCCTCCCAAGAGGCTGAATGTGTTGATGGCCTTTGATTGGTATGATACCGGTTTGCATGAAGGGGTGGCGGTCTATGCGCGTGAGCACAACTGGAGCTTGAACGCTCACATGGCGCGGACTCGGCAATTCCCGCTTGGCTGGAAGGGGGACGGGGTTGTTAGTCTCATTTCCTTGCCTGAGACGCTGGAGTATGTGAAGGCACTGGGCGTGCCGACGGTTGATATGGGGGGGCACTACAGCGATTTCCCGCAGGTGCTTGGGGATCACTATCAGGTTGGCGTACTGGCGGCGGAGCATTTTCTGGAGCGTAACCATCGTAATTTCGCCTTTTTCTTTATTCAAAACAGCCGGTTGGAGAAGGAGACTTATGACGGCTTTGCCAATGCGCTGGAGTCGGGGGGGCATGCGTGTGCCAGCCTGCGCTGGAATGAATCTATCTCCGAGTTGGAGATCCGGTATATGGAAGTTATCGGATGGTTGAAGGAACGCTTGCGCGAATTGCCGCGCCCGCTGGCAGTTTTTTGTCAGAATGACGATACTGCGGCGTTGATTGTGACTGCGGCGCTGGATCTTGGCTGCCGGATTCCGGAGGACGTGGCCATTCTCGGGGCTGGAAACTCCGAACTGATCTGCAAGTACCTGCCTGTCACGCTTTCGAGTATCAGCTCGAACCTGAAGGGGCACGGTTACCGGTTGGCGCAGGAACTGGGGCGTATCCTCGCGGGTGGAGTTCCCAAGCGCGTGCCCGTACGGGTAAAGCCAGGGCGAGTGCACGTACGCGAGTCCACGAACTTTCTGGCCGTGCGCGATCCGAATGTGCTGGTGGTGCTGAGGGAGATCTGGGACCATTATAACGAACCGCTCAATATTGACCGTTTGCAGCGGCTGGCGCAGGTTTCGCGGTCGAGTCTTTATAACGCTTTTATTGAGGACGTTGGGCGTCCAATGGGGAAGGAGTTGGCTCGCATCCGGATTCTTAAAGCCAAGGAGATGCTGGGGGAGACGGATTTACCGGTGGCCGAGGTCGGCAAGCGGTGTGGCTTCAGCAGTCTGATCAGCTTCAGTCGGGCCTTTTCGCAAAACGTTGGCGTGAGTCCTTCGGCTTATCGTAGCCAAGCCCGGCAGCATCTTGAACTGCTCAAGCAGCAGGGGGCGGATATTCAGGGGTGACCTGGCTCGCGGCTCCGAGAGAGCTTTCGCGGGTGAGTATCTGTTCGCAGGAGGATGGCGGTGGAGCGCTTTTGGGGTGTAAACTCTTGTTTATATGAGCGCTTAGACGATATGGTATTTTTTTTAAAAAAAATATTCAAATAATCTTGAGTATTTCATTCCGCTCTTTTGAGATGACTCCATCGTCAGGATGCCAGCAGGGCATTCGACTGGTGTACCCCGTGTTATGTTTACGAAGATGCTTACCTCCCGCTCGCTTCCTTGTATGAGCTATCGGCTCGGAACAAGAGGTTATTGGCTGGGGAGTCCCGCAGCGCGCGGCGGATGGCACGCTGAGCATCCGGCTCCGCCCAGATGAAACCAACGACAGCGAGAGCGGTTTTGTGTACCTGAATGCCCTTGAGATTGAAAATGAATGACCCCATGAAGAAGCCGAAAAATAGAATTTATCCCGTGTGCGGATGCTTTGCTCGCAGAGCTTCCGGTTGGCTGTCGGCCTGCGTGTTTATGGCCGTGGTAACTGTTTGGGCGGTATTTGGAAGTCCTTCTGTGAGCGCCGCTGAGGGCAAGGCCGAAGGAAAGGTTTTTCTGCTGCTGTTCGCGGGGCAGTCCAACGCGCTTGGTTGGGGCTACAAGCAATACCTGCTTGAGACGAATAACCCGCTGGCCGAGCCGCAGGAGGACGTGGAGCTTTATTACTCAATCGCCGGGGAGGGGTACTTGCCGGAAAACCAGTTGATCCCGCTCCAACCGGGTACGTCGCACAAGCTGCCCAAGCCCGGTGGGCATTACCCGGATTTGCCGGAGCCGGTCTGCCGTTTTGGCCCGGAGTTGAGCATGGCGCGGACGGTCAAGGATCGCCTGGCCGACCCGGATGCGAAGGTGGCGGTGGTCAAGTTCGCACACGGAGGAACCAGCCTCTACGATCGTGATGACTGGCGACCGGACGGGACGGCGGACAGCCGCGGTGACGGTAAGCTCTACCAGATATTTCAGGCTACGGTTCGTGGCGCGGTGAAGGCGCTGGAGGCGAAGTACCCCGGGCGCGAAGTGGTCATCATGGGCATGGGCTGGGTGCAGGGGCCGTCGGATGCGCTCGAAGGCAAGGCCGATGAGTACGAGGAAAACCTGACCCGTCTGGTCGAAGATGTGCGTGCCACCTATGGAGAGCAGGTTGTCTTTGCGCTCTCGCAGGTTTCGCCAAACCAGTACGCCTATTCCCAAAATCGCTCCTGGGTGGAGCAGTGGGAGAAGGTGGCTGCGGCTCAGGAAGCCGTGGCGAAAGCCTTGCCGGATGTCGCCATGATTTCGACTGCGGGAGACAAGTACCCGGTATCCGCGACGACGAGCGAAGGGTTGTTTCATTTCTCGACTCCTGGTCTCCTCCAGATTGGCCAAGATCTGGGGAATGCAATCGCGGAGATGTCTGGCCAACCGTTGGTGGATGAGGCCTTGATCGAGGAGGACTACACGCTCAGGGTAACGGTACCCGCGGAGGCGCGTCAGGTCCGTCCCGGCCAGTCCGCGCCGATGGCCAGTGACGGCCATGTCGTGCTTCGCGTAGGCGGAGCCGAAGGAGATTTATTTACCAAGGGGAGCCGGGTTTTTACCAACCGCGATTTCGTCCTCAACGGGCCGCTTCCGCAACTGGAGGGGCTTCCATTTATCCGGGCCAATATCGATCGGATTTCCTTTTCCGTTGTGGCTGGGGGCAAGCTCTACGCCCTGACCCCACTCCGTTCGAGCACCTCCATTTCACAGGTCTCCGCCTTGGAAGAGGCGGGGTTTAAACCTGTGGCGGTTGAGGCGGATCAGCCGCTATTTGGTACAAACAGGGGAGACCGGATTCTGGTCTATGAGAAAGTGGTCAAGCCGGGAGAGAGCTATGCTTTTGGTAAGTGGACGGTCTTGGTCGGAGCCATGCCGGAAGGGCAGGAGGTTTCGGTGCAGAAGGCACTACTGGGCAGCGAAGAGATGCTCTATAACGGTATCGTCCTCCCAGCGACCTGGCCCCCGACGCATTATGTCGCCTCCCGCGAGGTTATGCCCGTGCCCTACCTTGAGCAGGTGCCGGAGGTGATCCCGATCGATGTAGGGAGACAATTGTTCGTCGATGATTTCCTGATCGAGCAGACGGACTTGAGCCGGACATACCACCATCCGGTCAAATACGAGGGGAACCCCGTCCTGAAGCCCGAGACGCCGTTTGAGATTGATCCCGGTAATGGCCTGGCCACGGCTGCTCCCAAAAGCGGTGGCCTCTGGTGGGACTCCGAAGAGCAGATTTTCAAGATGTGGTACGAGGCTGGCTGGTTTGGAGCTATCGCTCTGGCGACAAGTCGGGATGGGCTGCATTGGGAGCGTCCACAGGTCGAGGGGGCGGCGCAGAATCGAACCCCGAACGAGGTCACGCCCGCCGGGCTCAAGCCTGACTCCTGGAACATGATTATCGACACCTGGAGCGGTAACCCCGACGAGCGTTACAAGCTCTTTGTCCGCCGGCCCGGCGGTAGTTGGGAGATCAACGGGTTGTGCTACGTCTCCCCGGACGGGGTGAACTGGAGCGAGCCGTCTGTCAGCGGCCCGATGGGGGACCGCAGTTCGGTCTTTTATAATCCGTTTCGCCAGAAATGGGTTTTCAGCATCCGCTCGATGTACACGGGCCGCTCGCGCCACTACTGGGAGTCGGACGACTTCATGACGGGAAATTTCTGGACCTGGGACGAGACGGACTTCTGGAAGGGAAGGGGTTGGACACCGGGAGAGCCAGTGGTGTGGACCGCTGCGGACAAGCTGGACCCGGAGGACCCGGTTCTGAACTATGCGCCCCAACTCTACAACCTGGATGCCGTCCCCTATGAGAGTCTGATGTTGGGGCTCTTTCAAATCTGGCTCGGACCGCACAACAATGAAACTAACGGTGTGCCGAAAATCACCGAGCTGGAGTTCGCCTACAGCCGGGATGGTTTCCATTGGGACCGGCCTGACCGTACGCCAGCCATCGCCACCGCCAGGACGCCTGGTGCCTGGGACCGGGGCTATCTTCAGTCGGTGGGGGGAGTCTGCGTCGTGGTGGGTGATGAGCTGTGGTTTTACTACGGCGGTTCCGCCGGGGACGAATCCCGCCCCAAGGACGGTCTCTATGCCAACGCCTCGACCGGGCTGGCTGTGATGCGCCGGGATGGCTTTGCCTCGATGGACGCGAGCGGGGAGCCGGGAACCTTGACGACGCGTCCGGTGGTCTTTTCCGGAAGCCGCCTCTTTGTGAACGCCGACGTCGCGGAGGGCGCTTTGCGGGCGGAAATCCGAGATGCTGATGGCAACGCGATTGCCCCCTTTACCCTGGACAACTGCGAACCGGTCACGGCCGACAGCACGCTGGAGGAAGTCCGCTGGAGCGGCGCTGAAGACCTGTCGGCCTTGGCGGGCAGTCCGGTGCGTATCCACTTCGAGGTGGATGGCGGTGCGCTCTATGCCTTTTGGGTCAGCCCCGACGAATCCGGGCGTAGCGATGGTTATGTGGCGGCGGGCGGTCCTGGGTTCACCGGTCCGACGGATACGGTAGGCCGGCAACAACTCAAGGCTGCGGAGGTGTTTGTGTCCGCAGAGGCTGATTACTCTCCGGGGGACAATCGATGATGAGGATATCTGGAACGGGTAAAACGCCCCTGAGTTCTTTGGGGAATAGCCGAAGTTGTTTTTCAGGCGGGTTGGTTGCGTATTTTTTAGAGCCTCAGGTTTGGAATTTTAGTTAATAAATTTAAATAAATTATCTTTTGATTCGCATGTCCGATTATTTGAAAGTCATTTCTGAACAGGAAGCGGCAGACACGCATTGCCTGTTCCGGGGCCGCTTTGAGTTGGCCGCCGAAGGCTGGCTGACTATTCGCAGTTGCGGTGCGGCTTGGTATGAGCTGACGATAGACGGAGGGTTTCTGGACGAGGGGCCCGCCCGTTTCCGCAAAGGGCATCCGGAGTGGACGGAGGCGCGGGTGTGGCTCCGTCCGGGCCGCCATGTGCTGGCCGCTCATGTCCACGACCAGCGGGTGACGACGCGGCTACTGAGCGAAGATGTCGAAGGTTTCCTGTGGGTGGAGGCCACCAGCGGGACTCGCGCGGTTGGCATCGAGTGGCGTACCCGTGTGCATCCGGGGTACCGGAAGACGGGCCGTCGACTTGGCTGTGTACTTGGCTGGGCCGAGTGGTGCGATACGCGACGAATGGACCCGGATTGGAGGCTGCCGGAATTTGATGACACCTGCTGGTTAGAGGCTCCGAGGGCGAGGGGATTCTGCCCCGCCCCGGTGTCGGCCCAACTCGGACCGATGCGCTACTGCAGGCACGATCCGGTCGGAGTGGGCGAGGGGGAACTGGTGACGATGAGCATGCACGACCACGATCCGCCCATGAGCTTTGTTTGTCGCGAGTTGGAGTGCAACGATCTGCCTCCAAATGGCCGCTGGTGGCGTTTCGACCTGGGACGCGTCATGCTGGGAAGACCGGAGCTTAAGCTGTCGGCCCCGGCAGGAACCATCGTGCAGGTGGCTTATGCCGAGTCGCTCAACAACGGACGCGTTTATCCCTACCTCAAAAGCGGAGGCGGTACGGACTCGTGCATGTTGGATACCTGGATTGCCCGCGGGGGTGAGCAGATTTTTTATCCTCTCCAGCCCAAGGGCGGGCGCTTTCTCGAACTGCATGCGCTGGCTGATCCTGAGCAGGTGGAACTGCGGGAGTTTGTCTTTACGGAGCGGGTTTACTTTGATGAAAACATCGCGGGTAGTTTTCGTTGTAATGACGAACTGCTCAACCGGATCTGGACAACCGGCGTGGAAACACTGCGAAGTTGCTCCGAGGACGCCATCACGGACAATCCTGCCCGCGAGCGTGGCCAGTGGCTGGGCGATGCGGTGGGACCGGGGATGGACATCCTCTCGGTGACCTGCGCGGACTGGCGACCGCTGGTGCGCGGCTTGCGGCAGGCGGCGGAGTGCGCCCGCCCGGACGGGTTGACCCCGGCTGTCTTTCCTGGCACATTGGAGTATCTGCCTTCG includes these proteins:
- a CDS encoding sulfatase family protein, coding for MKPAPFMLALLSLVSVALQAAPEERPNLLLIIADDLGLQLGCYGDHTVPTPNIDRIAREGVMFTRGYVTAASCSPSRGTIFTGLYPHQHGMFGLSHRDWSTRFEHRIHDGIPLLPNTLKDLGYRTAIFGKQHYAPAEAFDWDMAQENPRHLVQRDVALMAESVGQFIGQPDGSPFFVVASYVDPHRFGNVFTPYQRLGLPTDPLASGDVSPLPNIGLDSARIREDSAGYFNMVKRLDHGIGLLLDTLEENNALDNTLILFVSDNGPDFIRLKKSAYEDGVRTPYLIRWPGHAMPGLIRDEYVSTVDIFSTLVSAATGELKPHGAGQPLQPLLTPSQIIWRDSMMTEFIVHAPSQYYPSYSLSITGYQLIHNLDAGRRNPVTMETRFPEWQAAQTPENADNPFALAYQHYDSPPTYELYNTEEDPYLLNDLAADPNYADLLAWMKGRLLQWREETRDPFLDPIFHARMQDRYRDATPNLTKSN
- a CDS encoding xylose operon transcription regulator XylR translates to MDGLTDFSNAVGGNAEPPKRLNVLMAFDWYDTGLHEGVAVYAREHNWSLNAHMARTRQFPLGWKGDGVVSLISLPETLEYVKALGVPTVDMGGHYSDFPQVLGDHYQVGVLAAEHFLERNHRNFAFFFIQNSRLEKETYDGFANALESGGHACASLRWNESISELEIRYMEVIGWLKERLRELPRPLAVFCQNDDTAALIVTAALDLGCRIPEDVAILGAGNSELICKYLPVTLSSISSNLKGHGYRLAQELGRILAGGVPKRVPVRVKPGRVHVRESTNFLAVRDPNVLVVLREIWDHYNEPLNIDRLQRLAQVSRSSLYNAFIEDVGRPMGKELARIRILKAKEMLGETDLPVAEVGKRCGFSSLISFSRAFSQNVGVSPSAYRSQARQHLELLKQQGADIQG
- a CDS encoding sialate O-acetylesterase; this translates as MSAAEGKAEGKVFLLLFAGQSNALGWGYKQYLLETNNPLAEPQEDVELYYSIAGEGYLPENQLIPLQPGTSHKLPKPGGHYPDLPEPVCRFGPELSMARTVKDRLADPDAKVAVVKFAHGGTSLYDRDDWRPDGTADSRGDGKLYQIFQATVRGAVKALEAKYPGREVVIMGMGWVQGPSDALEGKADEYEENLTRLVEDVRATYGEQVVFALSQVSPNQYAYSQNRSWVEQWEKVAAAQEAVAKALPDVAMISTAGDKYPVSATTSEGLFHFSTPGLLQIGQDLGNAIAEMSGQPLVDEALIEEDYTLRVTVPAEARQVRPGQSAPMASDGHVVLRVGGAEGDLFTKGSRVFTNRDFVLNGPLPQLEGLPFIRANIDRISFSVVAGGKLYALTPLRSSTSISQVSALEEAGFKPVAVEADQPLFGTNRGDRILVYEKVVKPGESYAFGKWTVLVGAMPEGQEVSVQKALLGSEEMLYNGIVLPATWPPTHYVASREVMPVPYLEQVPEVIPIDVGRQLFVDDFLIEQTDLSRTYHHPVKYEGNPVLKPETPFEIDPGNGLATAAPKSGGLWWDSEEQIFKMWYEAGWFGAIALATSRDGLHWERPQVEGAAQNRTPNEVTPAGLKPDSWNMIIDTWSGNPDERYKLFVRRPGGSWEINGLCYVSPDGVNWSEPSVSGPMGDRSSVFYNPFRQKWVFSIRSMYTGRSRHYWESDDFMTGNFWTWDETDFWKGRGWTPGEPVVWTAADKLDPEDPVLNYAPQLYNLDAVPYESLMLGLFQIWLGPHNNETNGVPKITELEFAYSRDGFHWDRPDRTPAIATARTPGAWDRGYLQSVGGVCVVVGDELWFYYGGSAGDESRPKDGLYANASTGLAVMRRDGFASMDASGEPGTLTTRPVVFSGSRLFVNADVAEGALRAEIRDADGNAIAPFTLDNCEPVTADSTLEEVRWSGAEDLSALAGSPVRIHFEVDGGALYAFWVSPDESGRSDGYVAAGGPGFTGPTDTVGRQQLKAAEVFVSAEADYSPGDNR
- a CDS encoding family 78 glycoside hydrolase catalytic domain yields the protein MSDYLKVISEQEAADTHCLFRGRFELAAEGWLTIRSCGAAWYELTIDGGFLDEGPARFRKGHPEWTEARVWLRPGRHVLAAHVHDQRVTTRLLSEDVEGFLWVEATSGTRAVGIEWRTRVHPGYRKTGRRLGCVLGWAEWCDTRRMDPDWRLPEFDDTCWLEAPRARGFCPAPVSAQLGPMRYCRHDPVGVGEGELVTMSMHDHDPPMSFVCRELECNDLPPNGRWWRFDLGRVMLGRPELKLSAPAGTIVQVAYAESLNNGRVYPYLKSGGGTDSCMLDTWIARGGEQIFYPLQPKGGRFLELHALADPEQVELREFVFTERVYFDENIAGSFRCNDELLNRIWTTGVETLRSCSEDAITDNPARERGQWLGDAVGPGMDILSVTCADWRPLVRGLRQAAECARPDGLTPAVFPGTLEYLPSFSVQWVSAIPHYHELSGNIQLLRELYPAAVRNLEVFEPFRVVGGLRRNPEWWNFVDWGYAGSASVFMDTPSRDERMDPALSLFYLRALRALAEWAGRLEKSADADGYRRRAEQLEAEMRAGIFQKFDECWGYHAAALALAEGLLEGESRAACLRFIKAHIENCFPNDPTAPRLSDTRVEATRLITPFFMHFVLPVLAEHGEMDFVQQQIRQCWGWMLEQGVTTWYEVFDPRWSHCHQWSGCPTWILSRYGLGIHARFDLGEGVYRFGFEPGSLKWAQGHLPVQDGTACPQGGETLGVKWKRQGGYYEFEIECPHPFTLMTEEENHSFAAGAHGFSCVRQGLGWKIERHCPVETGTEVIS